One Fuerstiella marisgermanici DNA window includes the following coding sequences:
- the dxr gene encoding 1-deoxy-D-xylulose-5-phosphate reductoisomerase has protein sequence MTTPQSIVVLGSTGSIGTSCLDVIRSHPDRMRLLGATTHTSVDLLKKQIDEFRPEWALVANSDAAISFASELPDSTTKLVSCADELFDRIRGDDVDVVVSAIVGAAGLEPTWAAVDAGKRVALANKESLVVAGSVITQRAAETGATIIPVDSEHSAIFQALQAGQASDLRRIILTASGGPFRGWTRKRMKDVTPKMALQHPTWEMGPKITIDSATMMNKALEIVEARWLFGVSADQISVVVHPQSFIHSFVEYQDGSVISQMSPPDMRLPIQYALTFPDRIPCPSSDTDWMAAATMELFPPDFDAFPALKLGFEVAKQGGTAGAILNAANEIAVERFLNSDIRFDQITQISHDILNHHTFDAQPTLSQLREADHWAREEALRWKS, from the coding sequence GTGACTACGCCTCAATCCATTGTTGTACTTGGGTCGACCGGTTCGATCGGGACAAGTTGTCTCGACGTCATCCGCAGTCATCCCGATCGCATGCGCCTATTGGGAGCAACGACGCACACGAGCGTGGACCTGTTGAAAAAGCAGATCGACGAATTTCGGCCAGAATGGGCGCTGGTGGCGAATTCGGACGCAGCGATCAGTTTCGCGTCGGAATTGCCGGATTCCACGACAAAGCTGGTTTCCTGCGCAGACGAACTTTTTGATCGAATTCGTGGCGACGATGTCGACGTCGTCGTTTCTGCGATTGTCGGAGCGGCAGGCCTGGAACCCACGTGGGCAGCGGTCGATGCCGGAAAACGGGTCGCTTTGGCGAATAAAGAGAGTCTGGTCGTGGCCGGCTCGGTGATTACTCAACGAGCCGCCGAAACCGGGGCGACAATTATTCCGGTGGACAGCGAACACAGCGCGATTTTTCAGGCATTGCAGGCTGGCCAGGCGTCTGACCTGCGGCGAATTATTCTGACGGCCAGCGGCGGGCCGTTTCGCGGATGGACTCGCAAACGCATGAAAGACGTCACGCCCAAGATGGCACTGCAGCATCCGACGTGGGAAATGGGACCGAAAATCACGATCGATTCCGCCACGATGATGAACAAAGCCCTGGAAATTGTGGAGGCTCGCTGGTTATTTGGGGTCTCCGCAGACCAGATATCAGTGGTCGTTCACCCGCAGTCGTTCATTCATTCTTTTGTGGAATATCAAGATGGTTCGGTAATTTCGCAGATGTCTCCGCCCGACATGCGACTACCAATACAGTATGCTTTGACGTTTCCGGATCGTATTCCGTGCCCCAGCTCGGACACCGACTGGATGGCGGCTGCTACAATGGAATTGTTTCCGCCGGACTTCGACGCATTCCCCGCTTTGAAACTGGGGTTCGAAGTCGCCAAACAGGGCGGAACGGCGGGCGCGATTTTGAACGCCGCCAACGAAATTGCGGTCGAACGCTTTCTGAATTCCGACATTCGGTTCGACCAGATCACACAAATATCTCACGACATTCTTAACCACCATACATTCGACGCTCAGCCAACCCTGTCGCAATTGCGAGAGGCAGATCACTGGGCTCGGGAGGAAGCACTTCGGTGGAAATCCTGA
- the rseP gene encoding RIP metalloprotease RseP codes for MEILILDSFVTFSAISDTLGMVGNALSVILGLGAVIFFHELGHFAVAKWCDVHVERFSIGIGPIIWSRQKGETEYALSALPFGGYVKMLGQDDMDPNQMTSDEIAENERSYSAKKVWQRMAIISAGVIMNVITGFLFFATAYWFGVVQTVPMVGYVVTGGPAWNVGIRPGDMIESIDGAEIRTFSEINQAVVLSSGSIRIEGTHADGSELNEVIQPKMGDVVRLIGLGPAGTSTLSPETESSDGFTLPGFPSQKASEPFLPGDRVVAVNGEPVEYLHEISYLTAKYAAEDITYTVERAPPGAANAEGDAKSSETKSGEKVEITVPPQRRKSMGLVMAIGKVTAIAKGSLAEKAGLKLDDQIKAVNGLEVSKELDPLMLPNYFAEHAGEVVTITVARQREGDSSETLNLEVTPNDEPGWASPMASLTDPLAIPAIGAGFHIQPWIAKIETGSAAEKSGKFKANQKISMVVLEQPDPKNPVADRVEATEYKIQLDDRKAEEMAKLPVNWAYVHAQIQQLPTRQVRVHVAKSPDGEGSFAHLFKTLDPVDDWYITQRGIDGWGSLTNLRVAQSLGDAAALGFRDTKGSTISIYLTLRSLFQGNLSPKALSGPVGIVNLGYKVADHGMSRLLVFLGFLSINLAVLNFLPIPILDGGHMVFLIWEAVARKKPSPKVINLAHGVGLIFIITLFVFVLYLDIFVNGFGAG; via the coding sequence GTGGAAATCCTGATTCTGGATTCATTCGTCACATTTTCCGCGATCTCCGACACGCTCGGCATGGTCGGCAACGCGCTCTCGGTCATTCTTGGCCTTGGTGCGGTGATCTTCTTCCACGAACTCGGCCACTTTGCGGTGGCCAAGTGGTGCGACGTGCACGTGGAACGCTTCAGCATTGGCATCGGCCCAATCATCTGGAGTCGCCAGAAGGGTGAAACGGAGTACGCTCTTTCTGCATTGCCATTTGGCGGCTACGTCAAAATGCTCGGGCAGGACGACATGGACCCCAACCAGATGACCAGCGACGAGATCGCAGAAAACGAGCGATCGTATTCGGCGAAGAAGGTCTGGCAGCGGATGGCCATTATTTCTGCCGGAGTGATCATGAACGTGATCACTGGCTTTCTGTTTTTTGCAACGGCGTACTGGTTTGGCGTGGTGCAAACGGTCCCGATGGTGGGATACGTGGTCACAGGTGGTCCCGCGTGGAACGTCGGTATTCGCCCAGGCGACATGATCGAAAGCATCGACGGTGCGGAAATTCGCACGTTTTCGGAAATCAACCAGGCTGTTGTGCTGTCGAGTGGCTCGATCCGCATCGAGGGAACTCACGCGGATGGGTCTGAGCTGAATGAAGTGATTCAGCCGAAAATGGGAGACGTCGTTCGCCTGATCGGACTTGGACCAGCCGGAACCAGCACACTGTCGCCGGAGACTGAATCGTCAGACGGTTTCACTCTGCCCGGCTTCCCCTCGCAGAAGGCGAGCGAGCCATTTCTGCCAGGCGACCGAGTAGTCGCAGTGAATGGTGAGCCTGTTGAGTACCTACATGAAATCAGTTACCTGACTGCGAAATACGCAGCCGAGGACATTACTTACACGGTTGAGCGAGCCCCTCCCGGAGCGGCGAATGCCGAGGGCGACGCCAAGTCGTCAGAAACGAAGAGCGGCGAAAAAGTAGAAATCACAGTCCCACCGCAACGACGGAAATCGATGGGCCTGGTGATGGCGATCGGAAAAGTGACAGCCATCGCCAAGGGCTCGCTGGCCGAAAAAGCGGGGCTAAAACTTGATGACCAGATCAAGGCGGTGAACGGGCTGGAAGTCAGCAAAGAGCTGGATCCGCTCATGCTGCCCAACTACTTCGCGGAGCATGCCGGGGAAGTCGTGACAATCACCGTGGCTCGCCAGCGAGAAGGGGATAGCTCGGAAACATTGAATCTTGAAGTCACACCGAATGATGAGCCTGGTTGGGCGTCACCGATGGCTTCGCTGACCGACCCGCTGGCAATTCCTGCCATCGGAGCCGGCTTTCACATTCAGCCGTGGATCGCCAAAATCGAGACCGGCAGCGCCGCTGAGAAAAGCGGCAAGTTCAAGGCTAATCAAAAGATCTCGATGGTCGTGCTTGAACAACCAGACCCCAAAAATCCGGTGGCAGATAGAGTCGAAGCCACTGAGTACAAGATTCAGCTGGACGATCGTAAGGCCGAAGAAATGGCAAAATTGCCAGTCAACTGGGCCTACGTTCATGCTCAAATCCAACAACTTCCTACCCGACAGGTACGCGTTCATGTGGCGAAATCGCCTGACGGTGAAGGCAGCTTCGCACATTTGTTTAAGACGCTCGATCCGGTCGACGACTGGTACATCACTCAACGAGGCATCGATGGCTGGGGATCTTTGACCAATCTGCGAGTCGCCCAATCATTGGGTGATGCGGCAGCACTGGGATTTCGGGACACCAAGGGATCGACCATCAGCATTTACCTGACGCTGCGATCACTGTTTCAAGGCAACCTGTCGCCCAAAGCACTTAGCGGACCCGTGGGAATCGTAAACCTTGGGTACAAGGTGGCTGACCACGGTATGTCGCGACTGCTCGTATTCCTGGGCTTCCTGAGTATCAATCTGGCCGTGTTGAACTTTCTACCGATCCCGATCCTGGACGGCGGCCACATGGTGTTTCTAATCTGGGAAGCGGTCGCTCGGAAGAAGCCGAGTCCCAAGGTGATCAATCTGGCTCACGGAGTCGGCCTGATCTTCATCATCACGCTGTTTGTATTCGTCCTCTACCTGGACATCTTCGTGAACGGGTTTGGGGCGGGCTAG